Genomic window (Phragmites australis chromosome 5, lpPhrAust1.1, whole genome shotgun sequence):
TGATCACTGATCCACTCAAGGGAGTGTGTCCGATCCGTGTGGAGAGAGGCTGCCGGGCCTCAACTCGAAGGCTTGTTCAACGTTCAGTTAAAGCACAGCGCGCCCTCCCGTGCCCGTGGATGAACCTCGCGTCATCCTCCGTGTACACGTGTGTCTCGTTCTGCAGCCTGCATTTAGTTTTTACCTTGCATTTGTCACTTCAATTTGCAATTCATTTTAATGAGAGCTGCCAGAAAGAGTCGAAGAGGATACTCACGACTGGCAGACGCTTTTGTTGAGAACGGTGGAAGAGATGAGGGACTCCCCGGTCAAGTACACCAGCTCCCCGTCCACCCTCTCCTTGATCCTTTCATTGATTTCTTGGGCAGTCAGGTTAAATGGATGATCCGATGCCATGACCCAGCCCCAGGTGTCAGCGAACGACGGCACGTGAGCAGTGTACGCTTTCACATCTGTCATCAATCAGCACCAATTCAAgcgcatatatatacacacacacgcaTACATATGCACACTGGAATTTTCTTATGCAAAATTCATGGGAGCTAGAGCTAGGTAGGCTAGTACTCACACTTGAAGACATGCCTGATGGTGTTGTAGATGGAAGAGAAGACCTCCCTGTGGGTCAGCACACCGGCCGGCCCGGCCTGCCGAATCAGAGAAATTTAGTAAGCGAAACATCGACAGCATTGCATGGAGAAGGAGCTGATATGAGAAGGAATAGTGGTGTGCCTGCGTGACGAAGATGCCGCGGTCGTTGAGCTTGGGCTTGACGACGTGCTCGTAGAAGGACTTGGTGTAGAGCTGGTAGCAGGGTCCCCCCTCCACGGGGTCCGCAAGGTCGCCCACGATCACGTCGAACTTCTCCCGGCTCTTCTCCAGTTCGGCCCTGCAGTGCATGCATTTCCACGTACGCCCACCTCAGCGGATGACATGGCGTGCATCTCCATATGTACGTGTGCTAGCTTGCATTGGCTGCGTGCTACGTACCTGGCGTCGTTGAAGACGAGGCAGAGCTTGTCGCTGGAGAAGGCGCCCCAGTTGGCGCTCAGGTAAGTCCGGCAAAAGTCCACCACCTCCTCGTCTATGTCGCACATGACCACCCTTTGGACCGTGTTGTGCCTGAGCACCTCCCTCGCCGcggagccctcgccgccgcccatgaCGAACACCGTCTTCGCACTGCAGCACATATGCGCATCAAAATGGGTAGCTGGAAATGGAATCATGTGCTTGCAGGAGCCTAGCTATAACTGCTCAAGAGAGAGATCGACTGCTTCTTACTTGGGATGGAAGAGAAGGGGCGGGTGTATCAGTGACTCGTGGTAGATGAACTCGTCCACCTCCGTGCTCTGCATCTTCCCGTCGATGATCAAAGCCTAGTGGATCAGTCGATCAATCACTGTTCAGACCAAAAAATGCATACACGGTACGGTGTTGTGCTGCTAAACAAGAACAGAAACGGAGCATAGGCATGTCGTACTATACCTTCCCGAAATGCTTTGTATCGATGAGAGCTATCTCCTGGTACTTGCTTGCCCCTCGATGCAGCACACTTGCGTATCACACACATAGAGAACCATTTGGTCAGCTCGCGCAGCCAGAGAACCATTTGATCGATGGATATATGGTTCGTTTCAGTAGTTCAGTTTCATATATAGCTtaaaactcccccccccccccaaggcATCGAGGTGGATTTTCGACGGGTTGGTTTTCCCttgctatatatataatttccaTTTCTGTGCCAACAAGTAGATTAACATGGACTCACAGTCATCTTGCTATTCCTTTCAGTACATCTACTTTACAGACATATTAAATTTTTCAGAGACGACGTACGTACTAAATCACACGGGCCTGTACGTATATATATGCAGTACCATTTCAGATATCTGCGTCTAATTAGAATACCTGTTGAGTGCGTAGCAGAGCTTGAGGTCATCGTCGATCTCCTCCTCGTACCACTTGCTCTCCTCTGCACGCGGCTGCGGCTTCGTCATGGCCCTGCTCTCGTACCCATTCGTCTCAAGGCCGTTCCACTCACGGACGATGTCTTCCTGCACAGCCCCGACCATCTTGCCGCGACAACCACGAGGCTCACAAGAACTAGCAGTAGCAGCTATAGCTCTCGATCGATCTGCGAAGAAGGCTAAGAGCAGCAACGCTACTAGCAGCTATATGGTTGCTTCGATTTTCTCTGTGAACTAGCTCATGGCGTCTCGACGCTTACTTATATACAGGGGCCGGGGAGGACGCAGGCAGGCACAGAGACGCGGGGCATGATGCAGAGCACGATGGCATGCAGGTGCAGCATGATGAAGACACCGGATCGATATAGCCGACAAAACCCTAACGGATATGTTGCCTATGCGTACCGTACAAATGCAAATACACGGGTTGACGACCAGTGCTAGCTTAATCATATATATCTCCTCTTTGCTTAATATATAAGGGTGACCACTCAATCTTATAGATAatgcaatatatataatcctTCCTCTTGGTTTACTATTTAGTTTGTACCCGTGCGTTTGGACTAGCTGTTAATATTTGCACATCACAACATCAGATACACGCGGGCAACACATTATTGAGATCAGGTCTCTTAAGGTTATTTTGCCCTTTGGTCATGCCTGGCAAAATCCGTATGCGTAGACACATTCAGTGCATGTCGCAGAGGATCCCCAGCTGCAATCCAGATCGGTAGTGGAGGGTAAGCACGCGAGCATAAGCGCAGGCGCAGCAGCACGTCAACACCAACAGGTGCTGCTCCGAAAATCATGTTTTGTGGGCGCGCGAGCAGTCAAGTCGACCCACGGAACCCATTAGTATTTCGCACTACTAAAAACAATTTTTAGAGTCGATAGTAATCTATTTTTACAAGTATTTAGCTAATCCGTCTGAGATCAAAAGTCTATATTTTCATATACGCAAAATAGATCGTATGCGGAAAatcattttcagaggcggtCATCTTTTCCTCTTCCGGAATCATCTTTAAAAACCTTTTCCACAGTCGGCCCACTAAAGATTTCAACAGACGGGTAACATAAGGACCCTTCTATGATatatatttcttaaaaaaaataagcatatattttattctcttcagatttcacacagttttaATATAGAGttcaacatcacagatttcaatagcatcacagatttcaatatttaacacaagtacaataatattcacaagtatttttacatcacaagcctatattgctaagagtctttcttctcccactcacaaagccttggatggctagctaattcacctCCGAGATCAAAGAATTTGCCACTCCTGTGGAtaacttcgtgcataataaatcgGCACAtatcacgttggacgttttggatatctttgtctGTAAGAGTGAGGTTGGTACGTTGGATCATCTGTGGCTGAAATGAAAACataactaaaagagttaaaacactactggtAACGGAAatataaccaaataaaaatatgcaggcacaatgatgacttacgtcctcagagTTCGTTGTGTATCTCttgtttaccctaagaaattgacaaacatagtatccacaaagaacgctatCGAAACCTTGCTTATggtacttcaaataaaaacgcaacgtatttgttagttcaataagactcttcgtcataaatagtgagatacaagcattagaagtgtgttattatcAGAAAGTGTGTACGAACTATCATCGCATCCAGCTTGGTcatatcgtgtatcccacctttcgttacctaccacttgtaggccctattcgaacgctaataagtaattatcaatttataaatgatttataagaattttatatatggagatttcctttacctctgtataacgtcaatgaaatcttggtaggatttttgttgaagatcggctgagtcaaggaccacaattttgctcgacttcggtagcattatacaaatatagtggtcgctacatgaatacttatgttagatttttGATCGATCagttaagttgaatacttatgttaggttgatgacgtatcacacttatttaaagttgtagggagataagatgtagtccttgtcctgcatttctagcatagctcttcctatataggttgacatttcaagcctgcgtgttttggtcatttctc
Coding sequences:
- the LOC133918714 gene encoding thermospermine synthase ACAULIS5-like, with protein sequence MVGAVQEDIVREWNGLETNGYESRAMTKPQPRAEESKWYEEEIDDDLKLCYALNSVLHRGASKYQEIALIDTKHFGKALIIDGKMQSTEVDEFIYHESLIHPPLLFHPNAKTVFVMGGGEGSAAREVLRHNTVQRVVMCDIDEEVVDFCRTYLSANWGAFSSDKLCLVFNDARAELEKSREKFDVIVGDLADPVEGGPCYQLYTKSFYEHVVKPKLNDRGIFVTQAGPAGVLTHREVFSSIYNTIRHVFKYVKAYTAHVPSFADTWGWVMASDHPFNLTAQEINERIKERVDGELVYLTGESLISSTVLNKSVCQSLQNETHVYTEDDARFIHGHGRARCALTER